The Syngnathus scovelli strain Florida chromosome 21, RoL_Ssco_1.2, whole genome shotgun sequence DNA segment aatgaggctctgcgatctcctccgcggtgcttataaagagccggtccgctcggcgggagctatttccggccacttggcgcgtgtgcacggcctcccggtggtgccgggcggcgtgcgcaagtgcgctggccgctggaagtcgaatgaggctccgcgatctcctccgcggtgcttataaagtgccgatccgctcggcttggagctatttccggcctcccggtggtgccgggcggcgtgcgcgagctcgccggccgctggaagtcgaatgaggctccgcgatctcctccgcggtgcttataaacagccgcatgcgcacggcctcccggaatttgaacacatttcgtcaataaattttgcattttgaattttgaagtttaatataatgcaacaattgagctcgacttatacaaaggatatatcataaaatcgtaaatttccgtcgaattttagggggtcgacttatacaccgagtcgacttatacaccggcaaatacggtacgtaTAACTATAActttattttaatgtatttcattgttttagttgtaattgttttcttttttaaattaaatttaaaccaTTATATGGTTTAAaccattacattacattacttAAACCATTAcattaaattaccgtatttgccggtgtattggtcgacctttttcgatccaaaatcgcccgaaaaaaatcgacctcgacttatacaccgagtcataaaatttaacttcgtattcatcgcttcaaatgtgatggtaaccaaggctgtttctcatgcatctcattgtgcgtgggtgtgcgtccgtcaggctcatcaaacagcgagaaactgaatcattataaagcgttcgtcgcattaacacgcattctcagcaacaatttcaaatattctcacctcaataacagacatcgaaagccaggcagcgacaatgacagctagggggaagtactgggtattgagcgaatgtgcgagtcatcgcgcgtcaagcaacgacaataactaccggtacgtaaacattcaatcgccatgtctaaatgaatgtcgttggcacttagaaaatattcgccaaacttggccagacttccaggggaagaggccgaattttcacttgttctggccgaccggaggaaccagccgaggcggacactttacggcggttgagtcgttggcacttagaaaatattcgccaaacttggccggacttccaggggaagaggccgaattttcacttgtggtggccgacacggggaaccagccgaggcggacactttacggcggtttagtcgttggcacttagaaaatattcgccaaacttggccggacttccaggggaagaggccgaattttcacttgttctggccgacatggggaaccagccgaggcggactctttatggcgcaagagccgttggcacttagaaaatttgaaccgggcggcgtgcacgagtgcgcggcccgctggaagtcgaatgaggctccgcgatttcatccgcggtgcttataaagtgccaatccgctcggccggagctattttcggccacccggcgcgtgtgcacggcctcccggctgtgccgggcggcgtgcgcgagctcgccggctgctggaagtcgaatgaggctccgcgatctcctccgcggtgattataaacagccgatccgctccgcgggaggtattcccggccacttggcgcgtgcgcatggcctcccggatgtgccgggcggcgtgcgcgagctcgccgggtgctggaagtcgaatgaggctctgcgatctcctccgcggtgcttataaagagccggtccgctcggcaggagctatttccggccacttggcgcgtgtccacggcctcccggtggtgccgggcggcgtgcgcagtgcgctggccgctggaagtcgaatgaggctccgcgatctcctccgcggtgcttataaagagccggtccgctcggcagaagctatttccggccacttggcgcgtgtccacggcctcccggtggtgccgggcggcgtgcgcgagtgcgctggccgctggaagtcgaatgaggctccgcgatctcctccgcggtgcttataaagtgccgatccgctcggcttggagctatttccggcctcccggtggtgccgggcggcgtgcgcgagctcgccggccgctggaagtcgaatgaggctccgcgatctcctccgcggtgcttataaacagccgcatgcgcacggcctcccggaatttgaacacatttcgtcaataaatttcgcatattgaattttgaagtttaatataatgcaacaattgagctcgacttatacaaaggatatatcataaaatcgtaaatttccgtcgaattttagggggtcgacttatacaccgagtcgacttatacaccggcaaatacggtagttttaaTTTAGGAAGGGTAACAAAAATATAGAAACGACATGCAATTTCTAATCTGAATGTATGAACACTTCAAACATAACATGCGGGAAACTCCAAACCCATCACCATTTCAAACAAAGCAACTCTTGTCAGTTATATCTCCCCGCTGGAGAGGAAACTTGCGGAATGCCTACTGAAAACATTGGAAGGAACGAATTAGGTGAACTGCAGGAAGCGCTGGATGCTCAGGGGCACGGGAAGCTCGCCGACCGCGTCCATCCTCATCACCTCCTCTGGTCCCATCAAGGTCCTGATGCGCAGCCGGCACAGGTGTGACAGGTCGGGGACCGAGTCTACATGGAGGACGAGGCGAGGCGGCGGGGAAAATGTTACTGTTGTCAGAAAATCAAAATGAAGCCATTTCCTAGTGTTGCTACCAAATTGCGGGAGTGGGTGCCACGTTTCCTGCGCCCGTCTTCGCCACAGGATGCTTTTCAAAGCGGGTGACATCGTCGACCAGTTGACAAACTGCAGCAGGAAGTTGAGCAGCTCGCTGTCAACCTTCTCGAGCCTAGAAGCGCAAAGAAGGAAAAGGTAGCACGTTGCCAGCGCGAAGGCGAGGGGAGCAGCGGACGCGGGAGCCGTACACGATGGAGCGCAGCAGCGAGTCCGGGTCCAGCCCGGCCCGGAGTAGCGGCGGCAGCCAGTCAACCGCAAACTCCAAGAGCTTCAACGCCGTCCTTAACATGTCGTCCAACTCGGGCCGCCTCAACGCCACCTTGCTTGAATCGCCGCGGGGGTGTCGTGGGGGGTAAAGCCACCTGCAAGTCAGTTTACACATTTGTGAAGGCTCCCCCCAGTGGCAGCGGCTCATCGAAATCCAAACATATTTTGGAGGTGGAAATAGAGGCGCTGGGGCGAATATTGCTCACCTGTGTTCCAGGACCAGCTTGAGCAGGCTCGAGTTCTTTTGGCCTAGCACCGGCTTCCACTCCGACTTGTGCAGCGCCGCCCCCGCCGCCAGCAACATCCCAGATATGTCACTGCGAGCAAGCACGTATGGCACGTCAGAGATGTGTATTGTATTGCAGCGTTCACCCGATCAAAGTCAGAAAGCGGGTGAGCTGTGACCTGCCTGTATCCGCTGTGGAAGGCGAAGCTGAGTGGTGAATGAGGGCCCATCGAGTGCAGGCAGCTCTGGGCATCCGGACTGAAGCCTTGGTCCAGAAGCAGTGCCACGCAGGCCGCTTGGCCACCCTGAATGGCCAGGTAGAGCGGGCTCACTAAGCCCTCGCCGCGGTCGCACTGGCGAATCGTGACGGGCAGCAGCCGGCGCAGGATTCTGCGAGCGGAGGCCGTCGATTAGCAAAAGCAGAACGGGAACTTCCACTGTGTCGTCTACTACGTCGCAGCTTCGGATGCAGGTGCGGCCACGATTGTCAGCCCGGGGACAACCGCGTCTCACCAAAACGTCACAGCAAGTTATTTCCACCTGGTTGAGCCCCGTTTAGCGGAGGAGCGAGCAGCTACCCGAGGTGGCCGAACTGTGCGGCGGCGTGGATGGGCAGCTGGGGCCAGTCATAGCTGCAGTTCAAGTTGGCGTTGGCGTTGTGCTCCAGCAGCAGCTCCACACACGACTCGTGACCCTGCTGGGAAGCCAGCATCAGCGGCGAGGCCATGTCCGATGCCTGTGCGTTGACGTCGgcacctggggggggggggggggggggggggggggggcatttctcCACTTTTCTGGATATGGCCCTTGGCCGAAATGACCCTGTGCTTACCTGCGTGGATCAGGATCTCTAGACATTGTTGCCGACCGTGCTTCGCCGCCAGGAAGAGCGGTGTCATGTTGTAGTCGTCACGCACCTCCAGCTCAGCCGACTGCACTAGCATCCACACGATGTCCACGTGATCCTACAAGAGCGGGGCCAAGATTGCAACATGTTCATAGAGGAGGTCAAAAAGGTCCTTATGTGCTCAACGTTTCCTGCGTCTGACTTTCTGCGATGAACCAAACAGACATAAGACATTTGAACAAACagccagtgtgtgtgcgtgtggacgCTCCTGACCCGATAGACGGCGAGATGAAGGCACGTCCAGCAGGTGGCCGTGTGCGATCTGTTCAATTCTGCCCCCTTGTCCATCAGCAAGCGCACCACCTCTATGTGGCCGTTGTCCACCGCTGCCGGAGTGCACTTGTTACTTAGCTGCTgggatacacacgcacacacccacacacagagTTCTACCTGCATAAAGCGGACATGAGAGGTCGTTGGTGAGCTGGTCTATTTTGGCTTTGGATTTGAGGAGGCGCCGTACAGCCCCCACGTGGCCCCCTCTTGCCGCCAGAAAGCAGGCCGTCTCTCCCTCGTGGGTGCTGGAGTTGACGTACGTGCGGAATTCTGACAGTGAGACGCCTGCACATGGGGAAAAGTCTACTCGGGTGGACGTGGAGTGAAGAGCTTCTATTGTGTGCTGCTGATGCAAAAAGACTGCTGCCCCTGGACCTGAAGAGGCTGCCCAACTAAGCAGCGCCGTGCATAACTATCAGGGGTGCTTGGGCTCATCAAACTCGCCTGGCTTTAGAAAGACGAGATGCTTGTAGCCTCTTTCAAAGATCTGTCCCAGAATAGTGGCCTTCGTGTAACTCAATTAGACTTTTCATCACACATAGGAGAAGACTGCGGGTGCGCTTACCGGTCCTGGCGGCCGAGAGAATATCCTTGAGGCAGCCCATCATGCCGGCGTGGGCCGCCTCGTGTAGGGGCATCCAACCCCGGTTGTCGGTACAGGACACACTGCGTCCCTCGCGAAGCAGCCGCCTCAGGCGCCTCCTGTCGCCGAGGCGAGCGGCGACGGCCACGCTGGACATGGTGTCCACATAGCACGCGCTGAAGTCCATCGACATGTTGTACGTGTTGGATGCGAAGAAACTCAAGTTGCCGAAGCGACTTGAGCAAAGCGGGAAATACTTGGAGCAGCGGAACGAAGACCTCAGTCTGGGGTGTTTTGGTCCATCTCAAACTCAAATCGCTTTGTATTCTTGTCACTTTGTCCTCTGTTGACGCAGCAGcgactcccaaaagcacattaacGACCTAATGCGCGAAAACCGCGTCTGGACGCCGATTCTAGAAATCGCGACGAAGAGCAAGACCACCAGACGCGCGTTCCTAATAAGTCGCAGTTTTATGACGTCATCAAAACAACCGGAAGTGTGGTTTTCTTATACGTATTCTATTTCCGTTGAAATTGAACAAAACATGAGAACCTTTTTTGGTATGGTGCGACAGGCTGCtgattttgttttattaatttttattttgaaaagtgacCGTATTCTCAAATGCAATGCTAGCAAATGCTAAAGAGTCATTCAAGCttggtaaaaaacaaaacaacaaaaaccagTGGGTTTGCGTTTATTGTTGTACCATGAGATGCTGAAGTGTCGTTACATATTTGAGCTTGTCCCGTGGGTCCCTGCTTTTGTTGCGGTTAGCTCGGTTGACGGTGCCGATGGAGTGTACGGAGGAGCTTTTCTTGTTGGACGAGTGCGAGAGGCTGCTCCGCGACTGGCCGGCGTTGTGGTCGAACTGCATGAGGCAGAAGATGAGGTCTGAGGGCACCAGCTCGAAGGCGTAGGGCGGATTGGTAATGACGTATCTAAGAAGGACATGGAGGACGCCGACTGAAACAAACTCTGTGACACCTATGGCCATTAAGACACAAGACTCACCGCTTGGTGCACTGACTTTGAGCGTTAAGATGTCCGTCACGTAGCCGATAGATGCCAAAACAGAGCATGTTGTATGTTTTCAGGGCTTTGCAAAAAAGGTCGCCGTAACAACCGCCATCCTACAGAAAAATGAAGCATTTCTCACAAAACTACCACAGCAAAAAGTCAACAGGAATGCTGATGCAAGGCCATCAGTTACGGCCTCACCCCGAGGTCGGCGAAGGGCCCGTCGTACAAGGCCAGCTGGGCCACGCGACAGCGGTCCCTGTTGGCCAGCGTCTGCGGCGTGCTGTAGCCGCCCCGCAGGGCGTTTTCCTCCGCCAGCAGTCCTTCCAGCTCTGGGGTGGCGCCGCCCGTCACCAGCGTGCGGATCAGCGTCAGGATGTTGTCGTTGAAGTACGTCTACAGGAGGAGCACCGTGCAAATACTTTGTTTTTCCCTGctattataaatctttttttaggTGGAGTGCTGCACTTACAGCGCTCATTAAGGAGTCCAGCACACTGACTGCAAAGGCGGTGCCGCAGGCAAACGGCTGGGTCAGGTAGAGCTCCGTGTCggggtcgtcgtcgtcgtcctggTCCAGGAACTGAACGTTGGAATCGTTAACTACAAACAtcacgcaaaaaaacaaaaacaaaaaacatactgaCATGCTTTAAGATATCACAATGAGATCAACAATATAAATGTGACATTTGAACAGCAAGCAGGATAGTTTAGATGTGAAGAGGCTTTGTGTTTAGAATTTTCCAGCCAAAGAAACAACTCCAAGCGGAATGCTGTAAAACGTGGGCCCAAAGGCAAAAAGAAGCGCTGAGGCCAAGCAGACCCATTTGTCAGCGTCTTCTCTTACCCAGCTCGGTAATCATTTGTATGCCGGTCCCGCTGCTGTTATCCTGAGCGAGTGAAACGGCAGGCGCTTTTTGGCCCGCCTTTGTTAACGGGCATCGAGGGATAAACACGGGTTACTCCAACACGTTAGCGACGCGGGCGCTAACAGACGCACGTCAGGCCTACCCAGTTCAGTTATGATGGGAATGTTGGCCCCTGTCGTCACCGAGGTGTGACGGACGCGTCCGTGGATCGGGCTGTTCTCGGGAGACGACCGCTCCATACCCGGTGGCGTGAAGCCTACGAGGGGCAAACACAGATGCAGAATTTCAATATCCTTTACAATTTCAATCAATCAAGGTGTCCCACAGTCTTTCTTGAATCACTTTAGCGTGCAATTTCCACCTATACATCTGGGTGGCTACGGTGCTCACCTTGGGAGTTGGCCTGCAAGACGCCGATGCTGTCGTCAAAGATCATGGATTTGATGTTTAGCGAGGCCAAGATGCACTCTTTGTCCTGCAGCGAGGCGTCATCAATATTGTTCTGATTGGCTGACAATACGACACACATGTCACACAGGTTGATGTTGACGGCCCTGAGGTCGGCTCGACTCAGCGGCGTGCCCTTATCCGGAGGAAAGTGGGTGAGAGATGAGAGAATGGAAATGTTGTTAGGCCATCTACAGCTTTACGATTTCTGTGCATTGAAATGATGTCGTCTGATACCATTTGCGTCAAATAATATTGTTAGCTGAGCAGGGTTTCTAAAGATAAAGTCATGGGCTGCTTTTAACGCgtacaacaaaaacaatcacCTAAAGTTAAATTACATTTGCACTGAATACattctaaataaaaataaaataaatacataaaaataaattctaaattaatattaaatctgaataaaaaaaagagacttCTATTCCATAGGAACGGAAGTAAGGTGCAATACAAGTGGCACAATGAATGAAAGTGACTGACGGGCAGGATGGAGACTTTGGGGAAATTGTGCAGCGTCTCCCACTCGCGCTTGAGGTACTCCAGCGAGCCCACAAAGACAATGTGCTTGAGCTCGTGGTAGTGGAAGTTGCTGGCCCTCAGCGGCATCACAAAGTTGCGCAAGCCAATCACTGCAGACTTGATGTCACCGAAGATGCACACCACCACGTGACCGCTCAGCACAGTCATGGCCGCCTCGCTTCGAGTCTGACGAGGAGAAAGAAGCAagatgaacactgaaaatgacttTGGTTCGCTATCCAAGGTCCTGAAGTGGAGTGTGGGTACTTGTGCCACGCTCACCAGGACAACCTTCTCAATGTCCTTGGACGGGCACCAGTGGAACATCCCCGTGGAGTCGTATTTCTTCACATTCTCGTCCATGCTTTCCATCTGCTCGTTGACGGAGATGAGGAGAGGGTCGTGTCTGAGGGAACAAGTTTTGAAAGATGATTTCCTGC contains these protein-coding regions:
- the asb3 gene encoding ankyrin repeat and SOCS box protein 3, with translation MSMDFSACYVDTMSSVAVAARLGDRRRLRRLLREGRSVSCTDNRGWMPLHEAAHAGMMGCLKDILSAARTGVSLSEFRTYVNSSTHEGETACFLAARGGHVGAVRRLLKSKAKIDQLTNDLSCPLYAAVDNGHIEVVRLLMDKGAELNRSHTATCWTCLHLAVYRDHVDIVWMLVQSAELEVRDDYNMTPLFLAAKHGRQQCLEILIHAGADVNAQASDMASPLMLASQQGHESCVELLLEHNANANLNCSYDWPQLPIHAAAQFGHLGILRRLLPVTIRQCDRGEGLVSPLYLAIQGGQAACVALLLDQGFSPDAQSCLHSMGPHSPLSFAFHSGYSDISGMLLAAGAALHKSEWKPVLGQKNSSLLKLVLEHRWLYPPRHPRGDSSKVALRRPELDDMLRTALKLLEFAVDWLPPLLRAGLDPDSLLRSIVLEKVDSELLNFLLQFVNWSTMSPALKSILWRRRAQETWHPLPQFDSVPDLSHLCRLRIRTLMGPEEVMRMDAVGELPVPLSIQRFLQFT